A part of Thermococcus sp. LS1 genomic DNA contains:
- the radA gene encoding DNA repair and recombination protein RadA, whose product MPKKKKAEDEIKELEEFEELDVVEESSSSSTKKKQKEIKTLEDLPGVGPATAEKLREAGYDSIEAIAVASPMELKEIAGISEGAALKIIQAAREAANIGTFMRADEYMEKRRTIGKISTGSKSLDKLVGGGIETQAITEVFGEFGSGKTQLAHTLAVMVQLPPEEGGLHGSVIWIDTENTFRPERIRQIAENRGLDPEEVLKNIYVARAFNSNHQMLLVERAEEIIKEKAETDRPVKLLVIDSLMAHFRSEYVGRGTLAERQQKLAKHLADLHRIADLYDIAVFVTNQVQAKPDAFFGDPTRPVGGHILAHSATLRIYLRKGKAGKRVARLIDSPHLPEGEAIFRITDKGVED is encoded by the coding sequence ATGCCGAAGAAAAAGAAGGCTGAGGATGAAATAAAAGAGCTCGAGGAGTTTGAGGAGCTCGACGTTGTTGAGGAGTCATCATCAAGCTCAACCAAGAAGAAGCAGAAAGAGATTAAGACGTTAGAGGATCTTCCGGGCGTTGGTCCCGCCACTGCCGAGAAGCTCCGCGAGGCCGGCTACGACAGCATTGAGGCCATAGCCGTTGCATCTCCGATGGAGCTCAAGGAGATCGCCGGCATAAGCGAGGGAGCGGCACTCAAGATAATCCAAGCTGCCAGAGAGGCAGCCAACATAGGAACCTTCATGCGCGCCGACGAGTACATGGAGAAGCGGAGGACTATAGGCAAGATATCCACTGGAAGCAAGAGCCTCGATAAGCTGGTCGGCGGCGGTATAGAAACCCAGGCCATAACCGAGGTCTTTGGTGAGTTCGGAAGTGGTAAGACCCAGCTGGCCCACACTTTGGCGGTAATGGTTCAGCTCCCGCCAGAGGAAGGCGGACTTCACGGCTCGGTCATCTGGATAGACACTGAGAACACCTTCAGGCCTGAGAGGATACGGCAGATCGCTGAAAACCGCGGCCTCGATCCGGAGGAGGTCCTCAAGAACATCTACGTTGCCAGGGCCTTCAACAGCAACCACCAGATGCTCCTCGTCGAAAGGGCGGAGGAGATAATCAAGGAGAAGGCCGAGACTGACAGGCCCGTCAAGCTTCTCGTCATAGATTCGCTCATGGCCCACTTCAGAAGCGAGTACGTTGGAAGGGGAACCCTCGCCGAGAGGCAGCAGAAGCTGGCAAAGCACCTCGCAGACCTTCACCGCATTGCTGACCTCTACGACATAGCTGTCTTCGTCACCAACCAGGTCCAGGCGAAACCCGACGCCTTCTTCGGCGACCCAACGAGGCCAGTTGGAGGTCATATACTCGCACACTCCGCGACGCTGAGGATATACCTCAGGAAGGGCAAGGCTGGAAAGCGTGTCGCCAGGCTCATAGACAGCCCGCACCTGCCCGAGGGAGAGGCTATATTCCGCATCACCGACAAGGGCGTTGAGGATTAA
- the nucS gene encoding endonuclease NucS: MSKVEAVTNPSREELLGIIDSALSKEAMLTIFARCKVHYDGRAKSELGSGDRVIIVKPDGAFLIHQSKKREPVNWQPPGSFVTVEERDGIIVLRSVRRKPKEILEVELEDVYLASLFKAEDYEELALTGSEAEMAEMIFKNPELIEPGFKPLFREKSIGHGIVDILGRDREGNLVVLELKRRRADLHAVSQLKRYVEALRAEHPAVRGILVAPSLTSGAKRLLEKEGLEFRRVQPPKRESVAKGRQTTLF, from the coding sequence ATGTCAAAAGTTGAGGCAGTGACGAACCCCTCTCGCGAGGAGCTCCTCGGGATAATCGATTCCGCGCTATCAAAGGAGGCCATGCTGACGATTTTTGCCCGATGTAAGGTTCACTACGACGGCAGGGCTAAGAGCGAGCTAGGCTCCGGGGATAGGGTCATAATCGTCAAGCCGGATGGTGCTTTTCTCATCCACCAGAGCAAGAAGCGTGAGCCTGTCAACTGGCAGCCTCCTGGAAGCTTCGTAACCGTCGAAGAGCGCGATGGGATTATCGTCCTCCGATCCGTAAGAAGGAAGCCCAAAGAAATCCTTGAAGTTGAGCTGGAGGATGTTTACCTCGCCTCCCTCTTTAAGGCCGAGGACTACGAGGAGCTGGCATTAACCGGCAGCGAGGCTGAGATGGCGGAGATGATATTCAAAAACCCCGAGCTAATTGAGCCTGGCTTCAAGCCCCTCTTCCGCGAGAAGTCCATTGGCCACGGCATAGTGGACATCCTTGGAAGGGATAGGGAGGGCAACCTCGTGGTTCTGGAGCTCAAGCGCAGGAGGGCAGATCTCCACGCGGTGAGTCAGCTCAAGCGCTACGTTGAGGCTTTGCGGGCTGAGCACCCAGCCGTCAGGGGAATTCTCGTCGCACCTTCGCTTACCTCTGGCGCTAAGAGGCTCCTTGAAAAAGAGGGTCTGGAATTCAGAAGGGTTCAGCCACCCAAGAGGGAAAGCGTGGCTAAGGGCAGGCAGACGACACTGTTTTAG
- a CDS encoding DUF473 domain-containing protein: protein MEAVTLAGIARRVLDELLRSPYKTLEIRSARNVVALERARELGRVFLTYETYQDITIGTEGLLAELLKLESMEQRIPWEESDEREITVCRAQVRLLGLGRIVEIRKKNTILLVRVREMLPQEMDIG, encoded by the coding sequence ATGGAGGCGGTGACCTTAGCTGGAATCGCGAGACGCGTTCTGGATGAGCTCCTCAGGAGCCCCTACAAGACGCTGGAAATCAGAAGTGCGAGGAACGTCGTAGCCCTCGAAAGGGCGCGCGAGCTGGGAAGGGTCTTTCTCACCTACGAAACCTACCAGGATATAACCATCGGAACGGAGGGACTCCTCGCCGAGTTGTTAAAACTCGAGAGCATGGAGCAGCGCATTCCATGGGAGGAGAGCGACGAGAGGGAAATCACCGTCTGCAGGGCGCAGGTGAGGCTGCTGGGACTGGGAAGAATCGTCGAGATAAGGAAGAAGAATACAATTCTGCTCGTCAGGGTCAGGGAGATGCTCCCGCAGGAGATGGACATTGGCTAA
- a CDS encoding proteasome assembly chaperone family protein produces the protein MENGKPVKIVLPEIKNPILIEGYPGIGLVGHIAANFLAKELGMEMIGYVESPFIPPMALILEGKPNPPLRFYGKDNIILAVADIYVPPTLVSEIAKELVRYLKDMNAAKVISLGGIGIGFFKEKMDVWGVGAREELNKELENLGVKILQYGSIMGMSGKLLWEASREGLDAYVLLGETFGDRPDPRAAANVVEVLKKLTPIEVSTEPLIKEAEMIEEQLRKMHEQMEQARRKAEKQYESIYL, from the coding sequence ATGGAGAACGGGAAGCCCGTCAAGATAGTCCTGCCCGAGATAAAGAACCCCATTCTCATCGAGGGATATCCCGGAATAGGCCTAGTAGGCCACATAGCGGCCAACTTCTTAGCGAAGGAACTCGGAATGGAAATGATAGGCTACGTGGAGAGCCCATTCATCCCGCCGATGGCGCTCATCCTTGAGGGAAAGCCCAACCCACCACTCAGGTTCTACGGAAAAGACAACATAATCCTCGCCGTTGCCGATATCTACGTGCCTCCAACTCTGGTAAGCGAGATAGCAAAGGAGCTGGTGAGGTATCTGAAAGATATGAACGCAGCGAAGGTCATTTCTCTTGGAGGTATTGGCATAGGCTTCTTCAAGGAGAAAATGGACGTGTGGGGCGTCGGTGCGCGTGAGGAGCTCAACAAGGAGCTGGAGAACCTCGGCGTTAAGATACTCCAGTACGGATCAATAATGGGCATGAGCGGCAAGCTCCTATGGGAGGCTAGCAGAGAAGGTTTGGACGCCTACGTTCTTCTCGGCGAGACCTTTGGAGACAGACCAGACCCAAGGGCGGCAGCCAACGTTGTTGAGGTTCTCAAGAAGCTGACGCCCATAGAGGTCTCCACGGAGCCGCTTATCAAGGAGGCGGAGATGATAGAGGAGCAGCTCAGGAAAATGCATGAGCAGATGGAGCAGGCGAGGAGAAAGGCCGAAAAGCAGTACGAGAGCATCTATCTGTGA
- a CDS encoding S-methyl-5'-thioadenosine phosphorylase, with translation MPRIGIIGGSGVYGVFEPEETVKIHTPYGRPSAPIEIGEIEGVEVAFIPRHGKHHEFPPHEVPYRANIWALKELGVERIIGVTAVGSLREEYKPGDIVITDQFIDFTKKRDYTFYNGPRVAHISMADPFCPEMREIFYETAKELGFPVHERGTYVCIEGPRFSTRAESFMFRQFAHIIGMTLVPEINLARELGMCYVNIATVTDYDVWADKPVDAQEVMKVMAENNYKVQELLKKGIPRIPEERKCGCADVLKNAFV, from the coding sequence ATGCCGAGGATAGGTATCATAGGCGGTTCTGGTGTTTACGGAGTTTTTGAGCCTGAGGAGACGGTGAAGATCCACACCCCCTACGGGAGACCATCGGCTCCGATCGAGATAGGCGAAATCGAAGGCGTTGAGGTGGCCTTCATACCGCGCCACGGCAAGCACCACGAGTTCCCGCCGCACGAGGTTCCATACAGGGCGAACATCTGGGCCCTCAAGGAGCTCGGCGTCGAGCGCATCATCGGCGTAACCGCCGTCGGCTCGCTCCGCGAGGAGTACAAGCCAGGGGACATAGTCATAACCGACCAGTTCATTGACTTCACGAAAAAGCGCGACTACACCTTCTACAACGGGCCAAGGGTTGCCCACATCAGCATGGCCGACCCCTTCTGCCCCGAGATGAGGGAGATATTCTACGAGACGGCTAAAGAGCTCGGCTTCCCTGTTCACGAGAGGGGCACCTACGTCTGTATCGAGGGACCGAGGTTCTCAACGCGCGCCGAGTCATTCATGTTCCGCCAATTTGCTCACATAATCGGAATGACCCTCGTTCCCGAGATCAACCTCGCCAGGGAGCTCGGAATGTGCTACGTCAACATCGCAACGGTCACAGACTACGACGTCTGGGCAGACAAACCGGTTGATGCCCAGGAAGTCATGAAGGTCATGGCTGAGAATAACTATAAGGTTCAGGAGCTCCTCAAGAAGGGAATTCCGCGCATACCGGAGGAGAGGAAGTGCGGCTGTGCTGATGTTCTCAAGAACGCTTTCGTTTGA
- a CDS encoding amidohydrolase family protein, with the protein MSVLIKNGYVIYGENFEVIKADVLIESNEIVKVAKNINDAADTVIDAKGKVVSPGFVNLHTHSPMGLFRGLADDLPLMDWLQDHIWPKEAKLTREYTKVGAYLGALEMIKSGTTTFLDMYFFMDAVAEVTLESGLRGYLSYGMIDLGDPEKTEKEIKEALRTMEFIEGLDSERVQFVFGPHAPYTCSLALLKEVRRLANEHGKMITIHVSETMAEIGQISERYGKSPVVLLDEIGFLERDVIIAHGVWLDSRDIQILARHGVTVAHNPASNMKLASGVMPLQRLLNAGVNVGLGTDGSASNNNLDMLDEMKLAALLHKVHNLDPTVADAKTVFRMATVNGARALGLKAGIIKEGYLADIAIIDFDKPHLRPINNVISHLVYSANGNDVETTIVDGKILMLDREVFTLDEEKILDDVEKVIEKLA; encoded by the coding sequence ATGAGCGTTCTAATAAAAAACGGTTACGTCATCTACGGCGAGAACTTTGAAGTTATCAAAGCGGACGTCCTTATCGAAAGCAATGAAATAGTAAAGGTTGCCAAAAACATTAACGATGCCGCCGACACTGTCATAGACGCTAAAGGAAAAGTTGTTTCTCCAGGCTTCGTCAACCTGCACACCCACTCTCCAATGGGCCTCTTCCGCGGCCTCGCTGACGATCTGCCGTTGATGGACTGGCTCCAGGACCACATCTGGCCGAAGGAGGCTAAGCTGACAAGAGAGTACACCAAAGTCGGTGCTTACCTTGGCGCGCTGGAGATGATAAAAAGCGGGACGACGACGTTTTTGGATATGTACTTCTTCATGGACGCGGTCGCCGAGGTGACCCTCGAGAGTGGCCTGAGGGGATACCTGAGCTACGGCATGATCGACCTGGGCGACCCTGAGAAGACGGAGAAAGAGATAAAGGAAGCCCTCAGAACGATGGAGTTCATCGAAGGGCTCGACTCGGAGCGCGTTCAGTTCGTCTTTGGTCCCCATGCGCCATACACCTGTTCCCTGGCCCTGCTAAAAGAGGTCAGAAGGCTTGCCAATGAGCACGGGAAGATGATAACCATCCACGTCAGCGAAACGATGGCTGAGATAGGTCAGATATCCGAGCGCTACGGCAAAAGCCCTGTTGTCCTCCTCGACGAAATCGGCTTTTTGGAGAGGGACGTCATCATAGCCCACGGCGTCTGGCTAGACAGCAGGGACATACAGATTCTGGCGAGACACGGCGTCACCGTCGCCCACAACCCTGCGAGCAATATGAAGCTCGCCAGCGGCGTCATGCCCCTTCAGAGGCTTCTTAATGCGGGCGTTAACGTTGGCCTTGGTACGGACGGCTCAGCGAGCAACAACAACCTCGACATGCTTGACGAGATGAAGCTTGCGGCTCTCCTCCACAAGGTTCACAACCTCGACCCCACCGTTGCCGATGCAAAGACCGTCTTCAGAATGGCAACCGTTAACGGTGCGAGGGCACTCGGACTCAAGGCAGGCATAATCAAGGAGGGCTACTTGGCCGACATCGCAATAATAGACTTCGACAAACCTCACCTGAGGCCGATTAATAACGTTATCAGCCACCTGGTTTACTCCGCCAATGGCAACGACGTCGAGACGACGATAGTGGACGGAAAGATCCTGATGCTCGACCGCGAGGTCTTCACTCTCGACGAGGAGAAGATACTCGATGATGTGGAAAAAGTTATAGAAAAGCTCGCCTAA
- a CDS encoding [protein ADP-ribosylglutamate] hydrolase, which produces MLSFEIVRGDITSFPAEVIVNAANRYLEHGGGVAYAIAKAAAGDAREYIRISKEAMREQLGKDWIEHGEVVVTPALGLEQYGIKYVIHTVGPYCGGRWDEDKKEKLRKAILGALRKADELGVKTIAFPAISAGIYGCPLEEVVRTFKETAEEFSRETRSVEKVYLVLYSERDYNRARAVLENGGY; this is translated from the coding sequence GTGCTCTCCTTCGAAATCGTCCGTGGAGACATCACCAGTTTCCCGGCCGAGGTGATAGTCAACGCGGCGAACAGGTATCTGGAGCACGGCGGTGGTGTAGCCTACGCGATAGCCAAAGCGGCCGCCGGCGATGCCCGCGAGTATATACGGATAAGTAAGGAAGCGATGAGGGAGCAGCTCGGAAAAGACTGGATAGAACACGGCGAGGTCGTTGTAACACCAGCTTTGGGACTGGAGCAATACGGGATTAAGTACGTCATCCATACCGTTGGTCCGTACTGCGGTGGGCGATGGGATGAGGATAAAAAGGAAAAGCTGAGGAAGGCTATACTCGGCGCTCTGAGGAAGGCCGACGAGCTCGGTGTCAAAACCATAGCCTTCCCTGCCATAAGCGCTGGCATCTATGGCTGTCCGCTTGAGGAAGTCGTGAGAACCTTCAAGGAGACAGCGGAAGAGTTCTCGCGGGAAACGAGGAGCGTCGAGAAGGTCTACCTCGTGCTCTATTCAGAGAGGGACTATAATAGGGCCAGAGCGGTGCTCGAAAATGGCGGTTATTGA
- a CDS encoding ABC transporter ATP-binding protein: MAVIEVGHLTKHYGTVKALEDVTFEVDGGIVGLIGPNGAGKTTLIKILTTQLKPTSGTARVLGFDVLKEPMEIKRRIALLPQEVRAHFYTLTPREYIYHYLRMRGLPGGKARAKASEWVEKLNLYYADRPIVELSGGMVRKALLAMVLAYDAELYFLDEPTVGLDPSARFELWDVLREKSENATIFLTSHYVDEISRVCDEVILLKRRVLLKGKPEEIARLYLPHFRKKVVLFESFELEGFTSKRAGRYTFVYPASETELRELEGLLLDRGVPFRVEELTIEDLFLMGWEHD, translated from the coding sequence ATGGCGGTTATTGAAGTGGGGCATCTGACGAAGCACTACGGAACGGTTAAAGCTCTCGAAGACGTTACCTTCGAGGTCGATGGGGGCATAGTGGGCCTCATAGGCCCCAACGGTGCCGGAAAGACGACGCTCATAAAAATCTTAACCACCCAGCTGAAGCCCACCTCTGGAACGGCGAGGGTTCTTGGCTTCGACGTTTTAAAGGAGCCAATGGAAATCAAAAGGAGAATTGCCCTCCTGCCCCAGGAGGTCAGAGCGCACTTCTACACCCTCACGCCGAGGGAGTATATCTACCACTACCTCAGAATGCGCGGCCTTCCGGGGGGCAAAGCGAGGGCAAAGGCCAGCGAGTGGGTGGAAAAGCTTAACCTCTATTACGCGGACAGGCCGATCGTCGAGCTCTCGGGTGGGATGGTTAGAAAGGCCCTTCTCGCGATGGTTCTGGCCTACGACGCTGAGCTCTACTTTCTGGATGAGCCGACGGTTGGCCTCGACCCCTCTGCGAGATTCGAGCTCTGGGACGTTCTGAGGGAGAAGTCTGAAAACGCCACGATTTTTCTAACAAGCCACTACGTGGACGAGATCTCCAGGGTATGCGATGAGGTGATACTCCTCAAGAGGCGGGTTCTTCTGAAGGGGAAGCCGGAGGAAATAGCCAGGCTCTACCTTCCGCACTTCAGGAAGAAGGTAGTGCTCTTTGAGAGCTTTGAGCTAGAGGGCTTCACATCAAAGCGCGCCGGGAGGTACACCTTCGTCTACCCCGCGAGCGAGACCGAGCTGAGGGAGCTTGAAGGCCTTCTCCTCGATAGGGGCGTTCCCTTCAGGGTGGAGGAGCTCACAATCGAGGATCTCTTCCTGATGGGGTGGGAGCATGATTAG
- a CDS encoding multidrug transporter: protein MISMLEYYAGALTKNRSSLISFAIQPLSFIFLLTVISGGRLLPNALIGAMVSFIAGVGIADLAIELAGLKTRSKFYDILMTLPVHPLKLGLGISIGMSLPALPYLVLLVLSLAYLEGLSFPKLLSLLAALALLWLWSVFVGLYLGVKLKEPIVIMRASNIALTLLTVFLPVYYPVEVLPSVLQKPLLLLPTSAAAYLIRSLYESLPYWKLSLAALLMWAALSGMLAFWEGIFREE from the coding sequence ATGATTAGCATGCTGGAATACTATGCGGGGGCCTTAACTAAAAACCGCTCCTCTCTCATCAGCTTCGCGATTCAGCCGCTCTCGTTTATCTTCCTCTTGACAGTCATCAGCGGTGGACGGCTCCTTCCGAACGCTCTAATCGGTGCGATGGTGAGCTTTATCGCCGGCGTCGGAATAGCTGACCTGGCCATAGAGCTGGCCGGTCTTAAAACCCGCTCGAAGTTCTACGACATTCTCATGACCCTCCCAGTGCATCCACTCAAGCTAGGACTCGGCATCTCCATTGGAATGAGCCTTCCCGCGCTGCCTTACCTGGTTCTGCTCGTTCTATCCTTGGCTTACCTCGAAGGTCTGTCATTCCCCAAGCTTCTCTCGCTTCTCGCGGCTCTTGCCCTGCTATGGCTCTGGAGCGTCTTCGTAGGCCTTTACCTAGGGGTGAAGCTGAAGGAGCCCATCGTTATTATGCGCGCCTCAAACATAGCGCTAACGCTCCTCACGGTCTTCCTGCCCGTTTACTATCCCGTCGAGGTCCTGCCGAGCGTTCTCCAAAAGCCTCTACTACTGCTCCCCACGAGTGCCGCTGCCTACCTCATAAGGTCGCTCTACGAGTCCCTGCCTTACTGGAAGCTCTCCCTCGCCGCTCTGCTCATGTGGGCTGCCCTCTCTGGAATGCTGGCTTTTTGGGAGGGGATTTTCAGGGAGGAGTAG
- a CDS encoding NAD(P)H-hydrate dehydratase: protein MRIEDVYIWDINAKWLGISPFQLMENAGAGVARTIEEKFGKGLKIAVFSGTGNNGGDGFVAARHLSFENDVTLFLVGDEAKIRSEEAKHNWEILKGLDFVRIKILKDSTYIKALDLSGFDVIVDALLGAGTKGEPREPIRSAIEKINEYAGKTKIVSVDLPSGYPSAVRVKADFAVTFQWDKEEYEGFERVVVKIGYPKELYHLVGPGDAKFALRKKGEHKGQNGRLLIIGGSEDYFGAPYLAAKAAAYLVDLVYLVMPEYSARRITDPDMILRPLEGKNFTKEHLEEVLALAEKADAVIIGPGIGLREETKEFVREFVKRCEKPLVIDADGLKAIAEDLSVLKGKTFVLTPHDGEFKVLFGVKPEGSFQEKAELVRAKAREIGGVILLKGAYDVISDGKIWKYNRTGNRGMTTGGTGDVLAGLVGALLALGNEPLRAASVGAFLNGLAGDMVKEELGENFTALDVAGKVPYAVKWVLEF, encoded by the coding sequence ATGAGAATCGAGGACGTTTACATCTGGGACATCAACGCCAAGTGGCTCGGAATCTCACCCTTCCAGCTCATGGAGAACGCCGGCGCTGGAGTTGCCAGAACGATTGAGGAAAAGTTTGGGAAAGGCCTCAAGATAGCCGTCTTCTCTGGAACTGGCAACAACGGCGGCGACGGCTTTGTTGCCGCTCGGCATCTCAGCTTCGAGAACGATGTTACTCTCTTTCTCGTAGGCGATGAGGCTAAGATACGGAGTGAGGAAGCTAAGCATAACTGGGAAATCCTGAAGGGCCTCGACTTCGTGAGAATCAAGATCCTCAAGGACTCGACATACATTAAGGCCCTCGATTTGTCTGGCTTCGATGTCATAGTGGATGCCCTTCTTGGAGCAGGCACAAAGGGCGAGCCGCGCGAGCCGATCCGCTCGGCCATCGAGAAGATAAACGAATACGCCGGAAAGACCAAGATAGTCAGCGTTGACCTGCCGAGCGGCTATCCATCTGCGGTTCGCGTTAAGGCCGACTTCGCCGTAACATTTCAGTGGGACAAGGAGGAGTATGAGGGCTTCGAGCGCGTTGTGGTTAAGATAGGCTATCCCAAGGAACTCTACCACCTCGTTGGCCCCGGTGATGCGAAGTTCGCTTTAAGGAAGAAGGGCGAGCACAAGGGTCAGAACGGAAGGCTGTTAATAATCGGCGGAAGCGAGGACTACTTCGGCGCGCCCTACTTGGCGGCAAAAGCTGCTGCATATCTTGTGGACTTGGTTTATTTAGTGATGCCGGAATATTCAGCGAGACGCATAACTGACCCGGACATGATTTTGAGGCCCCTTGAAGGAAAGAACTTTACAAAAGAGCATCTTGAAGAAGTCTTGGCACTGGCAGAAAAGGCTGATGCCGTCATCATAGGGCCTGGCATAGGATTAAGGGAAGAAACTAAGGAGTTCGTCAGGGAATTTGTAAAGCGCTGCGAAAAGCCTTTAGTCATAGACGCCGACGGCCTAAAGGCCATAGCCGAGGACTTGAGCGTTCTCAAGGGCAAGACCTTCGTCCTAACTCCCCACGATGGCGAGTTCAAGGTTCTCTTTGGCGTCAAGCCCGAGGGTTCCTTCCAGGAAAAAGCAGAGCTCGTGAGGGCAAAGGCAAGGGAAATTGGCGGCGTTATCCTGCTCAAAGGTGCTTACGACGTCATAAGCGACGGAAAAATCTGGAAGTACAACAGAACAGGCAACAGGGGAATGACCACCGGAGGAACTGGAGATGTCTTGGCTGGCCTCGTTGGGGCCTTGCTGGCTCTGGGCAACGAGCCGCTAAGGGCCGCTTCCGTTGGCGCCTTCCTCAACGGCCTCGCTGGGGATATGGTGAAGGAAGAGCTTGGCGAGAACTTCACCGCACTGGACGTGGCAGGAAAGGTTCCCTACGCGGTTAAGTGGGTTTTGGAGTTCTGA
- a CDS encoding alpha-amylase gives MARKAAVAVLIALLISMSLFAVPARAETLENGGVIMQAFYWDVPMGGIWWDTIRAKVPEWSQAGIAAIWLPPASKGMSGGYSMGYDPYDYFDLGEYDQKGTVETRFGSKDELIALINTAHVYNMKVIADIVINHRAGGDLEWNPFVNDYTWTDFSGVASGKYTACYLDFHPNDVSYADEGTFGGYPDIDHDKEWNQYWLWKSNESYAAYLRSIGFDAWRFDYVKGYPAWVVNSWLSYWGGWAVGEYWDTNVDALLNWAYASGAKVFDFPLYYKMDEAFDNTNIPALVYALQNGGTVVSRDPFKAVTFVANHDTDIIWNKYPAYAFILTYEGQPMIFYRDYEEWLNKDKLINLIWIHDHLAGGSTTIVYYDSDELIFVRNGYGDKPGLITYINLGSSWAGRWVYVPKFAGSCIHEYTGNLGGWVDKWVDYSGWVYLEAPPHDPANGYYGYSVWSYCGVG, from the coding sequence ATGGCCAGAAAAGCAGCCGTTGCAGTTTTGATAGCCCTTCTGATTTCTATGAGCCTGTTTGCAGTCCCAGCCAGGGCGGAAACACTGGAAAACGGCGGAGTCATAATGCAGGCCTTCTACTGGGATGTGCCCATGGGTGGAATCTGGTGGGATACAATAAGGGCTAAAGTGCCTGAGTGGTCCCAAGCGGGCATAGCCGCAATATGGCTGCCGCCGGCGAGTAAAGGCATGAGCGGCGGCTATTCCATGGGCTACGATCCATACGACTACTTCGATCTCGGCGAATATGACCAGAAGGGGACGGTAGAAACGAGGTTCGGCTCAAAGGACGAGCTCATAGCTCTAATCAATACGGCACACGTCTACAACATGAAGGTGATAGCGGACATAGTCATAAACCACAGGGCGGGCGGCGATTTAGAGTGGAACCCCTTCGTCAACGACTACACCTGGACGGACTTCTCCGGCGTTGCTTCAGGCAAATACACTGCCTGCTACCTCGACTTCCATCCCAACGATGTCAGCTACGCCGATGAGGGTACCTTTGGGGGTTATCCAGACATAGACCATGACAAGGAATGGAACCAGTACTGGCTCTGGAAGAGCAACGAGAGCTACGCTGCCTATCTGAGAAGCATCGGCTTCGATGCGTGGCGCTTCGACTATGTGAAGGGCTACCCGGCGTGGGTGGTTAACTCGTGGCTGAGCTACTGGGGAGGCTGGGCCGTTGGAGAATACTGGGACACTAACGTCGACGCCCTTCTCAACTGGGCCTACGCGAGCGGCGCCAAGGTCTTCGACTTCCCGCTTTACTATAAGATGGACGAGGCCTTTGACAATACCAACATCCCGGCTCTCGTTTACGCCCTCCAGAACGGTGGAACTGTTGTCTCTCGCGACCCCTTCAAGGCCGTAACCTTCGTGGCCAACCACGACACTGACATAATCTGGAACAAGTATCCGGCATACGCTTTCATCCTCACCTACGAGGGTCAGCCCATGATATTCTACCGCGACTACGAGGAGTGGCTCAACAAGGACAAGCTGATAAACCTCATCTGGATACACGACCACCTCGCAGGAGGGAGCACAACTATAGTCTACTACGACAGCGACGAGCTCATCTTCGTTAGAAACGGTTACGGCGACAAGCCAGGATTGATAACATACATCAACCTAGGAAGCAGCTGGGCAGGTAGGTGGGTATATGTGCCCAAGTTCGCGGGCTCATGCATTCACGAGTACACAGGCAATCTGGGCGGCTGGGTGGACAAATGGGTGGACTACAGCGGATGGGTTTACCTCGAGGCACCGCCGCACGACCCTGCCAATGGTTATTACGGCTACTCCGTCTGGAGCTACTGTGGTGTTGGTTGA